From Shewanella acanthi:
TTAGGCCTTGATCCCGATAAATCCTTGAGTGAATTATCCGGCGGTTGGCAGCGTAAGGTCGCGCTTGCCCGTGCATTAGTCAGTGAACCTGATTTGCTGCTCCTCGATGAACCAACCAACCATTTGGATATCGATACCATCGAGTGGCTTGAGCGCTTCTTGATGGATTTCCAAGGCGCCATTGTCTTTATTAGCCACGACAGGGGCTTTATTGCCCGCATGGCGACCCGGATTGTCGATTTAGACCGCGGGGTGGTGACTTCATGGCCTGGTAACTATCAAGCTTACCTTGATGGCAAGCAGGAATGGCTGCGTGTTGAAGCCGAGAAAAACGCCTTATTCGATAAGCGCTTGGCCGAAGAAGAAGTGTGGATCAGACAAGGCGTTAAAGCTCGCCGTACCCGTAACGAAGGTCGCGTGCGTGCTTTAAAGGCACTGCGCCAGGAACGTAGTGAGCGTTTGAATCGTCAAGGCAACGCCAAAATGGCGGTGGCTGATACTGAGCGTTCAGGCAAGTTAGTGTTTGATGTTAAAGACTTAAACTACAACTTGGTTGATAAAAACCTGGTTAAAGACTTCAACACCACAGTTCTGCGTGGCGATCGTATCGCATTAATCGGTCCTAACGGTTGCGGTAAATCGACGTTAATTAAGCTATTGATTGAAAAGTTACAGCCACAATCGGGCGAAGTGAAAGTCGGTACTAAATTAGAGATTGCCTACTTTGACCAATACCGTGAGGCGTTAGATCCTGAGCAAACCGTTGAAGATAACGTGGGTGAGGGCAAAAAGACCATCACCATTAATGGCCAGGATCGTCATATTCTAAGTTACCTGCAGGACTTCCTGTTCTCGCCCATGCGTGCCCGTACGCCCGTGAAGGCATTATCGGGTGGTGAGAAAAATCGTTTATTACTCGCTAAGTTACTTATTCGACCAGCAAACCTTATCATTCTCGACGAACCAACAAACGATCTTGATATTGAGACCCTAGAATTGTTAGAGTCGCTGCTAACCGAATATCAGGGCACACTTTTATTGGTGAGCCACGATAGAGCCTTTATCGATAATACCGTGACCAGCAGCTGGTGGTATGCGGGTAATGGCCGCTGGAGTGAGTATGTGGGCGGCTATCAGGATGCCATTGATCAAGGTGCAAAATTTTATTCAGAGGAACCTAGTCAGTCAAACACGGTCGAAGCTCCTGCTGAAACAGTGAACGTGACCGAAGTGAAGGTGGCGGAGCCTGCAAAAGCGGCGAAAAAGCTGTCCTATAAATTACAGCGAGAGTTAGAGGCGTTGCCTGAGCTGATGGAAAAACTCGAGGCCGAAATCCTTGAGTTACAAACTTCAGTTGGTAAGCCCGATTTTTATAGCCAGTCACAGGACAAAATCAATCAGGCACTCAGCCTGTTGGCGGATAAAGAAAAGCAATTGGAAGTTTGCTTCGAGCGATGGGAAGAGCTTGAGTCACTGAAGTAAACCAATAATAAAAATGGGAATTGAATTAATGAAGTCAAAGTTGGATAAAGCCCTGTCCTTAGTTGCCCTAGGTGTTATTGGGGTATTACAAAGCGCCCAAGCTGCACCAGTTTATGAAGTGGTCAATATCGAAGACTATGATTTAAAAGGGACTCTCGACGGAACGCGTATTGGTTATGCCCTAGGCGTTAACGGTAACGACGAATTGGTTGGTGTGGCCAAAGGCAAGAAAAAGCTAACCACCAGTGATGCTGAAAGTGACATTATCGATTTAGAAGATGGTATTACTGAGACTGAAACCATCACTTACTCGATTACGACGGCCATTGTGGCAAACAACTATGCCTTCGTTGCGGCCCAAAATGGTGCTGCTGGAGCTTGGGTTCCAACCTTTGAAAGCATTAGTGGCACAACCAATCCCGTTGATACTTCTGCTACCAATTCGGTAGATACCTTCTATTACGGTATTAATGATGCGGGCATCAAAGTGGGCAGTATGACTGCCCCACAAAAAACTGCGGACAATACAGCAACAGAAAATGACGCAGAAGATCTTTGGTATTACCGTGACTTTGAGTTCCGCGGTGTGGCGATGGATGGCAATGTTGAAATTCCATTACCGCCACCCTATACCCAGTATGTCAGTGAAGATGATAAGACTGTTGAGCTGGGCGGTTGGTCTTCCGCTTCTGCGGTAAACAATAGTAATTTGGTGGTAGGCTATGCCAGTACGGGGATCAGCAGTTACGGTGCAACTCGTGTTGATTACTGTTTAAGTGATGACAATACCTTGCCATTGGATGTGTGTGTGCAGCGTGAGCAATATCCAACCAGTACTGGCTCTCGCAATATCCAATATCAAACACGCGCCTATGTTTGGCAAATTGAGAATGCCGAAGCAATTGGTACTGAATTACCTTTAGGCTTAACACCTGCATCCGATAGTACTTTAACTTTCACGGCGCAAGC
This genomic window contains:
- a CDS encoding ABC transporter ATP-binding protein, translating into MSLVRINNGSLAYGYTPLLQNADFTIERGERVCIVGRNGAGKSSLLKILSGDVLLDEGEFNIDGSVTVSRLQQDPPKAEQGSVYSYIAAGLQEVGEALEQYHQLSHDVAFAEPEQMERMLNQMQKLQETLDHHNGWQLDSRIKQNCELLGLDPDKSLSELSGGWQRKVALARALVSEPDLLLLDEPTNHLDIDTIEWLERFLMDFQGAIVFISHDRGFIARMATRIVDLDRGVVTSWPGNYQAYLDGKQEWLRVEAEKNALFDKRLAEEEVWIRQGVKARRTRNEGRVRALKALRQERSERLNRQGNAKMAVADTERSGKLVFDVKDLNYNLVDKNLVKDFNTTVLRGDRIALIGPNGCGKSTLIKLLIEKLQPQSGEVKVGTKLEIAYFDQYREALDPEQTVEDNVGEGKKTITINGQDRHILSYLQDFLFSPMRARTPVKALSGGEKNRLLLAKLLIRPANLIILDEPTNDLDIETLELLESLLTEYQGTLLLVSHDRAFIDNTVTSSWWYAGNGRWSEYVGGYQDAIDQGAKFYSEEPSQSNTVEAPAETVNVTEVKVAEPAKAAKKLSYKLQRELEALPELMEKLEAEILELQTSVGKPDFYSQSQDKINQALSLLADKEKQLEVCFERWEELESLK
- a CDS encoding DUF3466 family protein, which produces MKSKLDKALSLVALGVIGVLQSAQAAPVYEVVNIEDYDLKGTLDGTRIGYALGVNGNDELVGVAKGKKKLTTSDAESDIIDLEDGITETETITYSITTAIVANNYAFVAAQNGAAGAWVPTFESISGTTNPVDTSATNSVDTFYYGINDAGIKVGSMTAPQKTADNTATENDAEDLWYYRDFEFRGVAMDGNVEIPLPPPYTQYVSEDDKTVELGGWSSASAVNNSNLVVGYASTGISSYGATRVDYCLSDDNTLPLDVCVQREQYPTSTGSRNIQYQTRAYVWQIENAEAIGTELPLGLTPASDSTLTFTAQALGVSDTGVVAGRSHVYRNGNTNRLRQDAAYWMKDTDGNYQYHWIPMGDSIYSSVAYDVNDDGIVVGSYSSYIQGYLRDKFFYFDINNPDAGYVTPNDFATSLTDLSSKPKDINNKGQVVGYIDTTYDKEKRRPKAGFLYEKSSGEFSNLNDLLTCGSKGFEQDSEGNWARHKVELQDGSGKTLSYEASIQIAEAASINEDGTIVGTALVRKPSYQLDDNGNIVLGDNGLPLFELSGSGDPVTNYVPRMVVLKPASNGSTACTVNDSSETGNYERKGAASFAWLFALPLLWLRRRAR